The Nocardia sp. NBC_01503 sequence TCTGGGGTTGGAGCATCGCGCCGCCTGGGTCGAAACCGATGTCGACGGGGCCGTGACCTCGATGGTCTCCCGGGTCGGGGTCGATCCGATCAGCGATCCCGATACCGCGGTTCTGGCTATGCTGCTGGCCGCGTAAGGGTTCCCGAAACTTCTCGGCAGCGCGCCCAAACTTATTGTGCGCATTGCGATTTCGGCCATGCGCGTTTGCGGATGTCGGGTTTGCCGGAGTAGTATCGCCGGGAGCGAAGGGGAGTAGCCCCCAATCATGTAGTCGACATACTGATCCCTCCCGGATCCGGCTGCGTGAACCGGAATCACCCGGTGGGCGAGACCTTCGGCCATGACAACCAAACCGATCACGGTGCGGATGTCGGCTGAAGCCCCCGCGAATTCAGTCGGCAGGCCGGAGAAACCTGGGAGCCGAAAAACATGATCACCACGATATTGCTGAGCTTCGGCGCGCTCTTCCTCGCCGAACTGGGCGATAAATCGCAGCTGATGGCCTTGACCTTCGCACTGCGCTACCGCTGGTGGATCGTGCTCTCCGCCATCACCGTCGCCAGCGTTCTGGTGAACCTCATCGCCGTCGGCGTCGGCCACTTCATCGGTGCGGCCCTGCCCACCGACCTCATCTCACTCTTCGCCGCCGCCACCCTGATCGCGGTCGGCCTGTGGACCTTGCGCGAGGTACTGCCCGGACCGGCGATCGTGGACGATACCGAAGCCGCGCCGCCGCAGACCAAATCCCGTTCGGCCTTCCTGGTCGTGCTCTCGGCCTTCCTGCTCGCCGAACTCGGCGACCGCACCATGTTCGCCACCATGGCCCTCGCCACCAAGAACGGGTGGATCGCGGTGTGGATCGGCTCGGTCGCGGGCATGGTCGCGGCGGGCGCGCTGGCCATTCTCATCGGTGTGACCGTGGGCAAACACATTCCCGAGCGCACCATCGCGGCCGCGTCGGGTCTGCTGTTCCTGTACTTCGGCGCGATCACCCTGCTCGGCACCCTCGCGCCCGGTGCGGGGACGATCGGCGCGATCGCCATCGGCGCGATACTGCCCGCCGTCGCCGGTGCGGTGCTACTCGTGTTGCGCCGCAGGGCATTCGAGCGGGCGCCGGAGCGATCGGCCGCGGCGGAACAGCCCGAGCTCAAACTTCCCTGAGCGCCTCGGTATCGGAGGTCTCGCCGAAGAGCGCACCACTGCGGCGCACCAGGGCGACCAGGGGATCGCGGAGCGCGCGCAGACCGTCGATATCGCCCACGGCAATGCGATTGGTGACCATCGCGGACAACGCGGCCACCAGGGTCTGGCAGGCGAAGAGTTGATCGTCGGTATCGGCGCGAAGAATATCGGCGACCATGGCGACGAAGGTTTCCTGCAGATGGGTGCGGCGGATGATGGCCTCCGGGCTGACCGCGTACACCTCGACGAGAAACAGTCTGGCGTAGGCGGGTTCGGCGGCCAGGGCATCGAGGTACGCGCCCAGGACGCGTTCGATGCGTTCGGACTGGGTCTCACCGTCGAACTCCGCACCCGTGACCGCGAAGATACCGGTGAGCATCAACTCCACCGCGCGTTCGTAGGCGGCCTCGAAACAGTCTTCCTTGGAACGGAATTGCTCATAGAAGGTTTCGCGTGAAACACCGGCGCGTTTGATGACCGCGGCGACCGGCGTTCCGACATAACCGTTTTCGGCCATCGCCTCGGCCATGGCCAGCAGGATGCGATCGCGCTGTGCGGCGACCACCGTCTCACGCGGCAGACCGTGACGGCCGCGGGGCAGCTGGCGGGCGGTGACTGCCGAATCGGCCATCAGGCGAGCTTCCTCATTCTGGGCGGGCGGGCAGGCTGCTCGGTGGTGAAAGCCACCGGCTCGGTCGTCGCCACGGCCAATCCCGGTGCGACACCGTGCCGCAGAGCGTAGTCGACAACCCGCTGCCCCACCCCTCGGAAGCTCAGCACCACACCCACCCAGTACGGGGAGAAGACCCGGCGCGAGCGCCGGGCCAGCGCACGTTCCATGGCATCGATGGCCGGGCCCAACGGTGCGATGCCGGAGACGGTGCTGCGGCCCAGAATGCTGCGCGCGGCATCGGTTCCGAAACCGCGACTGGTCATTTCGGTATCGAGTTCGGCGAAGTAGGCCATGCCGACCTTCGCGCCGGTATGGCGTAGCTCGATGCGCAGAGTGTCGCCGAGTGCCTCCAGCGCCGCCTTCGACGCGCTGTACGCACCGGCCAGGGGTAGATGGATGGCGGCGGCCAGGGAGGACACCATCAGCACGTATCCGCCCGGATGCGCGATATGCGGGCCCGCCGCGCGGATCGTGTAGTACGCACCCAGCACATTGACGGTGAGCGTCTCCTCCAGCACCGTCGGATCGCCGTCCAGCAGCGGAAGCTGGCGTGCGATACCGGCATTCACCACCACCGCGTCCAAACCGCCCAACTCCATGGTGAGTGAATTGACCACCCGCTGCACCTGCGCCGGATCACCCACATCGCAGTACCGCCACGGGGCCTCCCCGCAGTCGGCGGCCACCTCGGCCAGCAGTCCCTCTTCGATACCGAGCAGCGCCACCCGGGCGCCCCGGGCATGCAACTGCCGGGCGAGAGCCGCCCCGATACCGCGCGCGGCACCGGTGACCAGAATGCGTTGCCCGCTCACTTGCCGGGCGGAGTGGAAAAGACCACGGCGCGAACGTCGGGCCGCGTGGGCGTTCATGACAGCGACCCTAGCACTCAACGAACACCCCTGTTCGCAAACCACTGGGTCCATACCTAAACGGCAGGTCCATAGAGCGGACCGGCCAGATGGTTCGCGGCCGTCCCGGTTCTGGACTGAGTGGAGGCGGGGGAGCGAAGCGGAGGAGCCGGAGGGAGGGAAGAACCGGGACTTCAGGGCCGCGAACCCGCCCGGAGCGAAGCGGAGGGCAGATATATACAGTGCTTGTTGACGGAGGGCCAGTGAGAGGGCGCTCCCACGTTCGAAGGGACTTACCGTGGAGATTTCCGGTTCCGCCGCCATTGTCACCGGAGGCGCCTCCGGCCTCGGTGCGGCCACCGCCAAGCGCCTCGCCGATGCCGGCGCCACCGTGTTCGGCCTGGATCTGGCCCAGTCGATCGAGCGCGCGGGCGACAGCGTCCCGGCCGGCGTCACCCTGATCCCGACCGACGTCACCAGCGGTGACGAGGTGGCCGCCGCGGTCGCCAAGGTCGTGGAATCCGGTGTGCCGCTGCGCATCGTCGTCAACTGCGCCGGTGTGGGCTGGGCGGGACGCATCCTGTCCAAGAACGGCCCGCACGATCTGGAGCTGTTCCGCACCGTCATCACCGTGAACCTGCTCGGCTCGTTCAATGTGATGCGCCTGGCCGCAGACGCCATCGCCAAGACCGAACCGGTCGACGAGTACGGCCAGCGCGGCGTCATCATCAACACCGCCTCGGTGGCGGCGTTCGAGGGCCAGATCGGGCAGATCGCCTACTCCGCCTCCAAGGGCGGCGTCGCCGGTATGACCATTCCGGCCGCGCGTGACCTGGCGCAGTTCGGCATTCGCGTCAACACCATCGCCCCCGGCATCATCGACACCCCGATGCTCGCCGGTGTCACCGAGGAATACCGCAAGGGCCTCGAGGCGGGCGTCCCGTTCCCGTCCCGCCTGGGTCGCCCGGACGAGTACGCGCAGCTGGCGCAGTACATCACCGAGCACGACTACCTAAACGGCGAGACCATCCGCATGGACGGCGCCCTGCGCATGGCTCCGCGCTAGCCGCGGAAACGACACAAGGCCCGCACCGGATTCCGGTGCGGGCCTTGCTATTTGCTGTAAGTCGCGACAACTGATTTCGCGAGGATCGGGGTAACTCCCGGGGTACCCCCAAAATCGGGTGCGCGCCTAACCGCTTCTACGCGTACGCAACTGGCTACGGCACCCAGCCGTGCGCCAAAGTTCCGGGGAGGCGGCTACTGCGGGCGGACGGCCGCTGCTTGCGGACCCTTCTTGCCCTCGGTGATTTCG is a genomic window containing:
- a CDS encoding SDR family NAD(P)-dependent oxidoreductase, which produces MEISGSAAIVTGGASGLGAATAKRLADAGATVFGLDLAQSIERAGDSVPAGVTLIPTDVTSGDEVAAAVAKVVESGVPLRIVVNCAGVGWAGRILSKNGPHDLELFRTVITVNLLGSFNVMRLAADAIAKTEPVDEYGQRGVIINTASVAAFEGQIGQIAYSASKGGVAGMTIPAARDLAQFGIRVNTIAPGIIDTPMLAGVTEEYRKGLEAGVPFPSRLGRPDEYAQLAQYITEHDYLNGETIRMDGALRMAPR
- a CDS encoding SDR family NAD(P)-dependent oxidoreductase translates to MNAHAARRSRRGLFHSARQVSGQRILVTGAARGIGAALARQLHARGARVALLGIEEGLLAEVAADCGEAPWRYCDVGDPAQVQRVVNSLTMELGGLDAVVVNAGIARQLPLLDGDPTVLEETLTVNVLGAYYTIRAAGPHIAHPGGYVLMVSSLAAAIHLPLAGAYSASKAALEALGDTLRIELRHTGAKVGMAYFAELDTEMTSRGFGTDAARSILGRSTVSGIAPLGPAIDAMERALARRSRRVFSPYWVGVVLSFRGVGQRVVDYALRHGVAPGLAVATTEPVAFTTEQPARPPRMRKLA
- a CDS encoding TMEM165/GDT1 family protein produces the protein MITTILLSFGALFLAELGDKSQLMALTFALRYRWWIVLSAITVASVLVNLIAVGVGHFIGAALPTDLISLFAAATLIAVGLWTLREVLPGPAIVDDTEAAPPQTKSRSAFLVVLSAFLLAELGDRTMFATMALATKNGWIAVWIGSVAGMVAAGALAILIGVTVGKHIPERTIAAASGLLFLYFGAITLLGTLAPGAGTIGAIAIGAILPAVAGAVLLVLRRRAFERAPERSAAAEQPELKLP
- a CDS encoding TetR/AcrR family transcriptional regulator, encoding MADSAVTARQLPRGRHGLPRETVVAAQRDRILLAMAEAMAENGYVGTPVAAVIKRAGVSRETFYEQFRSKEDCFEAAYERAVELMLTGIFAVTGAEFDGETQSERIERVLGAYLDALAAEPAYARLFLVEVYAVSPEAIIRRTHLQETFVAMVADILRADTDDQLFACQTLVAALSAMVTNRIAVGDIDGLRALRDPLVALVRRSGALFGETSDTEALREV